The following coding sequences are from one Beggiatoa alba B18LD window:
- a CDS encoding ABC transporter ATP-binding protein has protein sequence MSNTTPPLLELDNIECRYDDQTIFKNLSFAIQTGELACLLGASGCGKTTALRAIAGFEPVYQGVIRLNGNMISAPNQLCPPEKRQIGMVFQDYALFPHQTVFDNVAFGLRSLNKVEKKERVEEYLNVVGLNHLAQRYPHELSGGQQQRVALARALAPRPALILLDEPFSNLDVDLRERLSLEVRDILKGQGMTGLLVTHDQHEAFALGDKIGVMRHGEILQWDTAYNLYHEPVERYVADFIGKGSFIKGQRLGVNQIETELGIVQVKATTQNEIGYTVDVLIRPDDILLDPAYPLLATVKQKAFKGSETLYTLSLPSGAQIFSLFSSHQDYPIGAQIGVRVVAEQLATFPAS, from the coding sequence ATGTCTAATACAACACCGCCACTATTAGAGCTAGATAATATCGAGTGTCGCTATGATGACCAAACCATCTTTAAAAACCTATCATTTGCAATCCAAACAGGCGAGCTAGCCTGCTTATTAGGCGCAAGCGGTTGTGGAAAAACCACTGCTTTGCGTGCAATTGCAGGTTTTGAACCTGTTTATCAAGGGGTTATTCGTCTTAATGGCAATATGATTTCTGCACCGAATCAACTTTGCCCCCCTGAAAAACGTCAAATTGGTATGGTTTTCCAAGACTATGCCCTATTTCCGCATCAAACTGTTTTCGATAATGTCGCGTTTGGCTTACGCAGTTTAAATAAAGTAGAGAAAAAAGAACGGGTTGAAGAGTATCTTAATGTCGTTGGACTCAACCATTTAGCACAACGCTATCCGCATGAATTATCAGGTGGACAACAACAACGGGTTGCACTGGCTCGCGCCCTCGCGCCTCGTCCTGCCTTAATACTCCTCGACGAACCCTTTTCTAATTTAGATGTTGATTTACGGGAACGCTTAAGCCTAGAAGTGCGCGACATTCTTAAAGGGCAAGGCATGACAGGTTTACTAGTCACTCATGACCAACATGAAGCCTTTGCCTTAGGGGATAAAATTGGCGTGATGCGTCACGGCGAAATATTACAATGGGATACCGCATATAATCTGTATCATGAACCTGTTGAAAGATATGTTGCCGACTTCATTGGCAAAGGCTCATTTATTAAAGGGCAACGGCTAGGAGTCAATCAAATAGAAACCGAATTAGGGATTGTTCAAGTCAAAGCGACCACACAAAACGAAATTGGTTATACCGTTGATGTACTAATCCGCCCTGATGATATTTTACTAGACCCTGCTTATCCGTTATTAGCAACCGTGAAACAAAAAGCGTTTAAAGGCTCAGAAACGCTTTATACCTTAAGCCTTCCTAGTGGTGCACAAATTTTCTCGTTATTCTCCAGCCATCAAGATTACCCTATCGGCGCACAAATCGGCGTGCGGGTTGTGGCCGAACAATTAGCGACGTTTCCAGCGAGTTAA
- a CDS encoding Rpn family recombination-promoting nuclease/putative transposase produces the protein MQTLHDRGYKKLFSNKTFFRQLLQTFVPEPWVQEIDFETAERLDKSFISEHYKETESDLIYKVKFKEQEAYIYVLLEFQSSVVWFMALRVLHYLCSFWLDYAETRPKVKKLPPIFPIVLYNGEEKWNKPTRLREILEEPDLLKGYTPDFRFFKIAENEYSQEQLLQIKNLVSTLFLAETYPNDIELLITQVLNLFETEQQEGVSLLANWFAQLMLHGRRSAEDYQSLEQVYHDKYEAKAMLDNAIQQIRQQERAVGRAEGLEEGIFKGRIEGLEEGIFKGRVEGKAEGKAEGKAEALIVLLENRFAPLMTEEKERLFQLSDEKLIALLVKFYSIENISAFWREIETH, from the coding sequence ATGCAAACCCTTCACGACCGAGGCTACAAAAAGCTCTTTTCCAATAAAACCTTTTTCCGCCAACTTCTACAAACCTTCGTCCCAGAACCTTGGGTTCAAGAAATTGACTTTGAAACCGCTGAACGTCTCGATAAATCTTTCATCTCTGAACACTACAAAGAAACCGAAAGCGATTTAATTTACAAAGTTAAATTTAAAGAACAAGAAGCCTATATTTATGTCTTGCTAGAATTTCAATCATCCGTGGTTTGGTTCATGGCATTACGGGTTCTACACTATCTCTGTAGCTTCTGGCTAGACTATGCGGAAACTCGTCCCAAAGTAAAAAAACTCCCGCCGATTTTTCCCATCGTCTTATACAATGGCGAAGAGAAATGGAATAAGCCCACCCGATTACGAGAAATTTTAGAAGAACCTGACTTATTAAAAGGCTATACCCCTGATTTCCGCTTTTTCAAAATTGCTGAAAATGAATATAGTCAAGAACAACTACTACAAATCAAAAATCTGGTTTCAACGCTATTCCTCGCAGAAACCTACCCCAACGATATAGAACTACTCATTACACAAGTACTAAACTTATTTGAAACTGAACAACAAGAAGGCGTTTCGTTATTAGCCAATTGGTTTGCACAATTAATGCTACACGGACGACGTTCAGCAGAAGACTACCAAAGTTTAGAACAGGTCTATCACGATAAATATGAGGCAAAAGCCATGTTAGATAATGCGATTCAACAAATACGGCAACAGGAAAGAGCTGTAGGCAGAGCCGAAGGACTGGAAGAAGGGATTTTCAAGGGAAGAATAGAAGGACTCGAAGAGGGGATTTTCAAGGGGAGAGTGGAAGGTAAAGCAGAAGGTAAAGCAGAAGGCAAAGCGGAAGCCTTAATCGTGCTATTAGAAAACCGTTTCGCGCCCTTGATGACGGAAGAAAAAGAACGCCTGTTTCAACTCAGCGATGAGAAATTAATAGCTTTACTGGTCAAATTCTACAGCATTGAGAATATCAGCGCATTTTGGCGGGAAATTGAAACTCATTAG
- a CDS encoding PAS domain-containing hybrid sensor histidine kinase/response regulator codes for MELNTLHKLVNFKKTLDMTLDCVFMFHVSSFAFFYVNQGAITLLGYNHAELLQKNVLDIQPFTTHEQFKEKIKILLNKQLPILKFETLYQHKQGNLIPVEMIIQYIQLSDKENHFFTIVRDIRERKQIEDSLEKALESAEQARLEAEKANRSRSAFLANMSHEIRTPLNVILGFAELLQGQIQDLHHKEYLAAIKTSGHSLMQLLNDILDLSKVEAGRMVLEYTTINPLNVFYDIGNIFAEKIREKDLSLIIEPSPALPACLILDEVRLRQILLNLVGNAVKFTHQGHIKIHVTCSDFISDAQQTTVTLVFSVEDTGIGISPEQLATIFAVFEQHVEQNPQYGGSGLGLAITKRLVEMMGGRIWAHSKVNQGSIFTVSIERVAVALQDRNILETENKKSIHIDSVRFNQQRILLVDDVKFNRDLIKIFLKDADVEFIEANNGQEAINQTQKYLPHLILMDIIMPMMDGHTATRILKQNPQYAHIPIIAVTIAIVDSEEVTLQTLYDDFLKKPLHKNTLISGLIKFLPYTLNTISAKKVSTPLITTSTTSQSNLANLPISTITNSLKSTTSHSISALLTHLQQAKTEWEDISNTLIINNIEEFASKMQKVGQEYGYSPLIEWGILLESQAAMFEIQALSETLSDFPRLVDEISQQSDLF; via the coding sequence ATGGAACTGAATACACTTCATAAATTAGTCAATTTTAAAAAAACCTTAGACATGACATTAGATTGTGTTTTTATGTTTCATGTCTCATCATTTGCTTTTTTCTATGTAAATCAAGGAGCAATCACTTTACTGGGATATAATCACGCAGAGTTATTACAGAAAAATGTGTTAGACATTCAACCATTCACAACCCATGAGCAATTTAAAGAAAAAATTAAAATTTTACTTAATAAACAATTGCCTATTTTAAAGTTTGAAACCTTGTATCAGCATAAACAGGGAAATTTAATTCCTGTAGAAATGATTATTCAATACATACAACTTTCTGATAAAGAAAATCATTTCTTTACAATTGTCCGTGATATCAGAGAGCGCAAGCAAATTGAGGATAGTTTAGAAAAAGCCTTAGAGTCAGCAGAACAAGCGCGTTTAGAAGCAGAAAAAGCTAACCGTAGCCGTAGCGCGTTTCTTGCCAATATGAGCCATGAAATTCGCACGCCATTAAATGTGATTTTAGGCTTTGCAGAACTTTTACAGGGACAAATTCAAGATTTACACCATAAAGAATATTTAGCCGCGATAAAAACCAGCGGACATTCTTTGATGCAACTGCTCAATGACATTTTAGATTTATCAAAAGTAGAAGCAGGACGCATGGTTTTAGAATACACAACGATTAATCCATTAAACGTGTTCTATGACATCGGCAATATTTTTGCGGAAAAAATACGAGAAAAGGACTTAAGCCTGATTATCGAACCTTCACCAGCCTTACCTGCTTGCTTGATTTTAGACGAAGTTCGTTTAAGACAAATCCTATTAAATCTTGTTGGTAACGCGGTAAAATTTACCCATCAAGGACATATAAAAATCCATGTCACTTGTAGCGACTTTATCAGCGATGCCCAACAAACAACTGTTACCCTAGTCTTTTCTGTTGAAGATACAGGCATCGGCATATCCCCTGAACAACTCGCCACGATTTTTGCCGTCTTTGAGCAACATGTAGAACAAAATCCGCAATATGGTGGCTCAGGTCTTGGATTAGCGATTACAAAACGCTTGGTAGAAATGATGGGCGGGCGCATTTGGGCGCATAGTAAAGTCAATCAAGGCAGTATTTTTACCGTCTCTATTGAACGAGTTGCCGTAGCGTTACAAGACAGAAACATTTTAGAAACTGAGAATAAAAAATCGATTCATATTGATAGTGTGCGCTTTAATCAACAACGCATTCTTTTAGTTGATGATGTTAAATTTAATCGTGATTTAATCAAAATCTTCTTAAAAGATGCCGATGTCGAATTTATCGAAGCTAATAACGGTCAAGAAGCGATAAATCAAACGCAAAAATATCTCCCCCATCTGATTTTAATGGACATTATCATGCCAATGATGGACGGACACACGGCAACGCGCATTTTAAAACAAAATCCGCAATATGCGCATATCCCAATTATTGCAGTCACCATTGCGATTGTTGACAGCGAAGAAGTGACGTTACAAACGTTATACGATGACTTTCTTAAAAAGCCTTTACATAAAAATACACTGATTTCTGGGCTGATTAAATTCCTACCCTATACGCTCAACACGATTTCCGCGAAAAAAGTATCTACTCCATTAATAACGACATCCACAACATCACAATCAAACCTTGCCAACCTACCAATTTCCACAATAACAAATTCATTGAAGTCCACAACCTCTCATTCTATCTCTGCATTACTAACACATCTCCAACAAGCAAAAACCGAATGGGAAGACATCAGTAATACGCTTATTATTAATAATATTGAAGAATTTGCCAGTAAAATGCAAAAGGTTGGACAAGAATATGGTTACAGTCCATTGATAGAATGGGGAATTCTCTTAGAGTCTCAAGCAGCAATGTTTGAAATTCAAGCTCTATCTGAAACTTTAAGCGATTTTCCACGATTAGTGGACGAAATCAGCCAACAATCGGACTTGTTTTAA
- a CDS encoding PilZ domain-containing protein — MKERERRQFKRQVLVMFLHVFDSETGKVLGYLGDISTHGLLLISETPIEVDKKIIIGVRLQKLEADLHYVDMTADKHFCCMAQSRWTGKIDHELYATGFMLLEPSDSVIQEIQQIIIRIGKEETSPTHKYVDAMLRLDKTLSQTERADIAQDIQALHGVAFVSFQEDLPHVLIVEHNIDEISASTILQHLNQQQIKAELVTLKG; from the coding sequence ATGAAGGAACGTGAACGCCGTCAATTTAAACGTCAAGTACTTGTCATGTTTTTACATGTTTTTGATTCAGAAACGGGTAAAGTTTTGGGATATTTAGGAGACATCTCAACACATGGACTATTACTCATCAGCGAAACCCCCATCGAAGTCGATAAAAAAATCATTATCGGTGTCCGCCTGCAAAAACTAGAAGCTGATTTACATTATGTGGACATGACCGCCGACAAACATTTTTGCTGTATGGCGCAAAGCCGTTGGACAGGAAAAATAGACCACGAACTTTATGCAACAGGCTTTATGCTCCTTGAGCCATCTGACAGCGTTATACAAGAAATTCAACAAATCATCATCCGTATCGGGAAAGAAGAAACAAGTCCCACCCATAAATACGTCGATGCCATGTTACGCTTAGACAAAACCCTTTCCCAAACAGAACGCGCCGATATTGCCCAAGATATTCAAGCATTACACGGTGTCGCTTTTGTTTCCTTTCAAGAAGACTTACCACATGTGCTAATTGTCGAACACAATATTGATGAAATCAGTGCCAGCACAATTTTACAACATTTAAATCAACAACAAATTAAAGCAGAATTAGTCACACTTAAAGGCTAA
- the pgi gene encoding glucose-6-phosphate isomerase, which yields MSVLISHTPIWQALQTHQCSLATVHLRDLFAQDSQRFSHFSLNACGLLLDFSKNHITHETLHLLLNLAKQVELESHIELLFHGDKVNNTEHRAALHTALRNRSHYPILVDGQDVMPAVDAVLAKMREFSDVVNQGKWLGFTGKPIDTVVNIGIGGSDLGPLMVVRALKAYHCQPLKAHFVSNADSTQLAEILAICNPETTLFIVASKTFSTQETLLNAHSARRWLIEKLGSASAVARHFVAVSTNKEKVQAFGIDTNNMFAFWDWVGGRYSLWSAIGLSIAVMIGMDNFEQLLAGAHALDQHFATAPLAENMPVILGLLGVWYSSFWSAHTQVILPYDVALEYFPNHLQQLVMESLGKNVTKQGQFVDYATCPISWGTLGNNGQHAFYQLLHQGTQLVPADFLVAIESQQALDEHQLAVLSNALAQSHVLMQGRTLEETRIALQATGLQGKALEEAVPHRVFKGNQPSNTLVYQKLTPQILGALIALYEHKTFVQSVCWGINAFDQWGVELGKQVASKFLIELQKTEPNQDYNASTNGLLNYVKTKLSH from the coding sequence ATGTCCGTACTGATTAGTCATACACCGATTTGGCAGGCTTTACAAACGCATCAATGTTCATTAGCAACAGTTCATCTGAGAGATTTATTTGCGCAAGATTCTCAGCGATTCTCCCATTTTTCGCTAAATGCGTGCGGTTTATTACTGGATTTTTCTAAAAATCATATTACGCATGAAACTTTGCATTTACTGTTGAATTTAGCCAAACAAGTTGAATTAGAAAGTCACATTGAATTGTTGTTTCATGGCGATAAGGTCAATAATACAGAACATCGTGCTGCGTTACATACTGCACTGCGAAACCGTTCACACTATCCTATTTTAGTTGATGGTCAGGATGTCATGCCCGCTGTTGATGCTGTTTTAGCCAAAATGCGGGAATTTAGTGATGTCGTCAATCAGGGAAAATGGTTAGGCTTTACGGGTAAGCCCATTGATACCGTTGTTAATATTGGAATTGGTGGCTCTGATTTAGGTCCTTTAATGGTTGTGCGTGCATTAAAAGCCTATCATTGTCAGCCGTTAAAAGCCCATTTTGTATCTAATGCAGATAGTACACAACTGGCTGAAATTTTAGCAATTTGCAATCCAGAAACCACTTTATTTATTGTTGCTTCTAAAACATTCTCAACGCAAGAAACCCTATTAAATGCACACAGTGCACGCCGTTGGTTAATTGAGAAATTAGGTTCAGCTTCAGCCGTCGCCCGTCACTTTGTTGCGGTCAGTACAAACAAGGAAAAAGTGCAAGCATTTGGCATTGATACAAATAATATGTTTGCATTTTGGGATTGGGTTGGCGGTCGATATTCCCTGTGGTCAGCCATTGGTTTATCTATTGCCGTGATGATAGGCATGGATAATTTTGAACAACTACTTGCAGGAGCACATGCGCTCGACCAACATTTTGCAACCGCGCCACTTGCTGAAAATATGCCCGTTATACTTGGATTATTAGGCGTTTGGTATAGCAGTTTTTGGTCTGCCCATACACAGGTTATTTTGCCGTATGATGTTGCTTTAGAATATTTTCCGAATCATCTACAACAGCTTGTAATGGAAAGTTTAGGAAAAAACGTGACGAAACAAGGACAATTTGTTGATTATGCGACTTGTCCGATTTCATGGGGAACATTAGGAAATAATGGACAACATGCGTTTTATCAATTACTGCATCAAGGCACTCAATTAGTCCCAGCCGATTTTCTCGTAGCCATAGAAAGTCAGCAAGCCTTAGACGAACATCAATTAGCTGTTTTATCCAATGCACTGGCACAATCACATGTTTTAATGCAAGGAAGAACATTAGAAGAAACACGAATTGCATTACAGGCAACAGGTTTACAAGGAAAGGCACTAGAGGAAGCAGTCCCACATCGTGTGTTTAAAGGGAATCAGCCTTCTAATACATTGGTTTATCAAAAGCTCACCCCACAGATTTTAGGTGCGTTGATTGCGTTATATGAACATAAAACTTTTGTACAAAGTGTGTGTTGGGGAATTAATGCTTTTGACCAGTGGGGCGTGGAGTTAGGAAAACAAGTAGCGAGTAAGTTCTTAATAGAATTGCAGAAAACCGAGCCAAATCAGGATTATAATGCATCAACAAATGGGTTATTGAATTACGTTAAAACGAAGTTGTCCCATTAG